Proteins encoded together in one Columba livia isolate bColLiv1 breed racing homer chromosome 3, bColLiv1.pat.W.v2, whole genome shotgun sequence window:
- the ENTPD6 gene encoding ectonucleoside triphosphate diphosphohydrolase 6 isoform X1: MEAMKISKRFFAFGILACIALYVAYIKCCLDSKPVMGATEGAAESRGDKPSYQALTADLSVFYGIMFDAGSTGTRIHIFKFTQQPKETPKLTHETFKALKPGLSAYADDVEKSGQGIKELLEVAKKDVPMELWKFTPLVLKATAGLRLLPGEKAQKLLDKVKEIFQASPFFVRDNCVSIMKGTDEGISAWITINFLTGSLDDPQKRSVGMLDLGGGSTQITFLPRTEATLQTSPAGHTTSFQMFNNTYKLYSYSYLGLGLMSARLAILGGVEGETLGEGEELISPCLPPGFESEWQHAEIMYKIKGQKAGEPLYESCSNEVAKVLYKKVHKAEEVKDLDFYTFSYYYDRAADVGLIDKEKGGSVTVGDFEIAAKYVCKTMEISPRSSPFLCMDLTYITFLLQELGFPKSQVFKLARKIDNVETSWALGATFHYIDSLNRLQY; this comes from the exons ATGGAAGCCATGAAGATATCAAAGCGCTTCTTTGCTTTTGGGATTTTGGCATGCATAGCTCTTTATGTTGCATACATAAAATGTTGTTTGGATTCCAAACCAGTCATGGGAGCAACAGAAGGAGCTGCTGAAAGCAGGGGAGACAAACCGAGCTATCAGGCACTTACCGCAGATCTCTCGGTCTTTTATGGAATTATGTTTGATGCAGGAAGCACAGGAACTCGCatccatatttttaaatttacacAGCAGCCAAAAG AGACTCCCAAATTAACCCATGAGACGTTTAAAGCACTGAAGCCTGGTCTATCCGCATACGCTGATGATGTTGAAAAg AGTGGCCAGGGAATAAAAGAGCTCCTGGAGGTGGCAAAGAAGGACGTTCCAATGGAGCTGTGGAAGTTTACTCCTCTGGTCCTGAAAGCCACAGCTGGCCTACGGTTGCTGCCAGGAGAGAAGGCTCAGAAGTTGCTGGATAAG GTGAAGGAGATTTTTCAGGCTTCCCCCTTCTTCGTGAGGGACAACTGCGTGTCGATAATGAAAGGAACTGATGAAG GTATTTCAGCCTGGATCACAATAAATTTTTTAACAG GTAGCCTAGATGATCCTCAGAAGAGAAGTGTAGGGATGCTGGATTTGGGTGGTGGATCAACACAGATCACCTTCCTTCCACGCACTGAG gCAACTCTCCAGACATCACCAGCTGGCCATACAACTTCATTTCAGATGTTTAACAACACCTACAAGCTGTATTCCTACAG TTACCTGGGACTTGGGCTGATGTCAGCAAGGCTCGCCATTTTAGGAGGAGTTGAGGGAGAAACCT tAGGAGAAGGGGAGGAATTGATCAGCCCTTGTTTACCCCCTGGCTTCGAATCAGAGTGGCAACATGCTGAGATAATGTACAAAATTAAAGGACAGAAGGCAG GTGAGCCTCTGTATGAGTCTTGTTCCAATGAAGTTGCAAAGGTGCTCTACAAAAAAGTGCATAAAGCTGAGGAGGTGAAGGACTTGGATTTTTATACTTTCTCCTACTACTATGACCGTGCAGCAGATGTTGGTCTCATAG ataaagaaaaaggaggaagcgTAACTGTTGGTGACTTTGAAATTGCAGCTAAATATG tATGTAAGACCATGGAAATcagccccaggagcagcccttTTCTCTGCATGGACCTGACATACATCACCTTCCTCCTGCAAGAACTCGGCTTCCCGAAGAGCCAAGTCTTTAAG cttgcCCGGAAAATTGACAATGTTGAAACGAGCTGGGCACTGGGAGCCACTTTTCATTACATCGACTCACTCAATAGGCTGCAGTACTAA
- the ENTPD6 gene encoding ectonucleoside triphosphate diphosphohydrolase 6 isoform X2: protein MELWKFTPLVLKATAGLRLLPGEKAQKLLDKVKEIFQASPFFVRDNCVSIMKGTDEGISAWITINFLTGSLDDPQKRSVGMLDLGGGSTQITFLPRTEATLQTSPAGHTTSFQMFNNTYKLYSYSYLGLGLMSARLAILGGVEGETLGEGEELISPCLPPGFESEWQHAEIMYKIKGQKAGEPLYESCSNEVAKVLYKKVHKAEEVKDLDFYTFSYYYDRAADVGLIDKEKGGSVTVGDFEIAAKYVCKTMEISPRSSPFLCMDLTYITFLLQELGFPKSQVFKLARKIDNVETSWALGATFHYIDSLNRLQY, encoded by the exons ATGGAGCTGTGGAAGTTTACTCCTCTGGTCCTGAAAGCCACAGCTGGCCTACGGTTGCTGCCAGGAGAGAAGGCTCAGAAGTTGCTGGATAAG GTGAAGGAGATTTTTCAGGCTTCCCCCTTCTTCGTGAGGGACAACTGCGTGTCGATAATGAAAGGAACTGATGAAG GTATTTCAGCCTGGATCACAATAAATTTTTTAACAG GTAGCCTAGATGATCCTCAGAAGAGAAGTGTAGGGATGCTGGATTTGGGTGGTGGATCAACACAGATCACCTTCCTTCCACGCACTGAG gCAACTCTCCAGACATCACCAGCTGGCCATACAACTTCATTTCAGATGTTTAACAACACCTACAAGCTGTATTCCTACAG TTACCTGGGACTTGGGCTGATGTCAGCAAGGCTCGCCATTTTAGGAGGAGTTGAGGGAGAAACCT tAGGAGAAGGGGAGGAATTGATCAGCCCTTGTTTACCCCCTGGCTTCGAATCAGAGTGGCAACATGCTGAGATAATGTACAAAATTAAAGGACAGAAGGCAG GTGAGCCTCTGTATGAGTCTTGTTCCAATGAAGTTGCAAAGGTGCTCTACAAAAAAGTGCATAAAGCTGAGGAGGTGAAGGACTTGGATTTTTATACTTTCTCCTACTACTATGACCGTGCAGCAGATGTTGGTCTCATAG ataaagaaaaaggaggaagcgTAACTGTTGGTGACTTTGAAATTGCAGCTAAATATG tATGTAAGACCATGGAAATcagccccaggagcagcccttTTCTCTGCATGGACCTGACATACATCACCTTCCTCCTGCAAGAACTCGGCTTCCCGAAGAGCCAAGTCTTTAAG cttgcCCGGAAAATTGACAATGTTGAAACGAGCTGGGCACTGGGAGCCACTTTTCATTACATCGACTCACTCAATAGGCTGCAGTACTAA